The Bryobacteraceae bacterium genome includes a window with the following:
- a CDS encoding oxidoreductase produces the protein MSVSADAVISRRALLAAPAAAAPEVVRLPRKVRVAVWGLDGHSGEYTKPLASYPDVEIVGVQHHDLAAAEKYARGKARVFSDPRRMLDETKPDIVGVCNDNGRRAQAILECLRRGHHVVAEKPLALTSSDLDKIRRELKRSGVKLGMLLPMRWERPYLALKKIVDCGDIGEVIQISAQKSYVLGQRPQWMRERTTYGSTILWIGIHMIDLMRWTSGREFRAVSGFQGIAGDLRQGAMETTTSSSFRLDNGGTACLHMDYCRPATAGSHGDDRLRLAGTRGVAEYMAATGVTLLTASRKPEKIVELPPAGSLFAEFLDHVYLGKPTTLPHSEIFRVCELTLAAHEAARTGKVISV, from the coding sequence ATGTCAGTATCTGCGGACGCAGTCATCAGCCGCAGGGCCCTGCTTGCGGCGCCCGCGGCCGCCGCGCCAGAGGTCGTCCGTCTCCCCAGGAAAGTGCGCGTCGCCGTCTGGGGACTGGACGGCCATTCGGGCGAATACACCAAACCTCTGGCCAGCTACCCCGACGTCGAGATCGTGGGCGTGCAGCACCACGATCTTGCCGCCGCCGAAAAGTACGCCCGGGGCAAGGCGCGCGTCTTCTCCGACCCCCGCAGAATGCTGGACGAGACGAAGCCGGACATCGTCGGCGTCTGCAACGACAATGGACGCCGCGCCCAGGCGATCCTCGAGTGCCTCCGCCGCGGCCATCATGTCGTTGCCGAAAAGCCGCTCGCTCTGACGTCCAGCGACCTCGACAAGATCAGGCGCGAACTGAAACGCTCCGGCGTCAAACTGGGCATGCTGCTGCCAATGCGCTGGGAGCGGCCGTATCTGGCTCTGAAGAAGATCGTCGACTGCGGCGACATCGGCGAGGTGATCCAGATCTCGGCGCAGAAATCCTACGTGCTGGGCCAGCGTCCTCAGTGGATGCGCGAACGGACCACTTACGGCAGCACGATTCTCTGGATCGGCATTCACATGATCGACCTGATGCGGTGGACCAGCGGCCGCGAGTTCCGCGCCGTCAGCGGATTCCAGGGCATCGCCGGAGATCTCCGCCAGGGCGCGATGGAGACGACCACGTCCTCTTCCTTCCGTCTCGACAACGGCGGCACAGCCTGTCTCCATATGGACTACTGCCGCCCCGCAACGGCAGGCTCCCACGGCGATGACCGTCTGCGGCTGGCCGGCACGCGCGGCGTAGCCGAATACATGGCCGCCACGGGCGTCACTCTGCTCACCGCCTCCCGCAAGCCCGAAAAGATCGTCGAGCTGCCCCCCGCCGGTTCGCTCTTCGCCGAGTTTCTCGATCATGTCTACTTGGGCAAGCCGACCACTCTTCCCCACAGCGAGATCTTCCGTGTCTGCGAACTGACGCTCGCCGCTCATGAAGCCGCACGCACGGGAAAAGTGATTTCCGTATGA